A single window of Oreochromis aureus strain Israel breed Guangdong linkage group 7, ZZ_aureus, whole genome shotgun sequence DNA harbors:
- the LOC116321270 gene encoding plancitoxin-1-like yields MWRLVLTLTLFSLGSEAIVTCIDNNNREVDWYILYKAPGEEIPDPQNPQKKKYKTEIKYIYIDSTQRVDMVPGTPNYKNLIDSSAVLGNTLRPILKSVKDMPRNFGFLSYSDQPPGCSADPKKFGHSKGVLMVEQNSYGVWLLHSTPQFPFRRDQNTFWPESGFQNAQTFICVTFPYDQFRNIGKHLQYIRAFPFDYDIPNDFHQELIEATKWVQRDPPTTPPYLTLTSKGHQNFYSFAKQQSEHLTVGDLYFTIAKVIDSDVAVQTWGCQPGRAPSYCLDPNHRVYNIKNIHTNTGVGSWTPSIDHSKWCVTKNQNKHWTCIADVNRAKTQYERRGGALCINNQRIRDMFLNFAGLTEDCPPTIRHGFHIMDIDPDCGPSPDFSTDTLMG; encoded by the exons ATGTGGAGGCTCGTGCTGACTCTCACTCTGTTCTCCTTGGGATCTGAGGCCATAGTGACCTGCATCGATAACAATAATCGTGAGGTAGACTG GTACATCTTATATAAGGCACCAGGAGAGGAGATCCCAGATCCTCAAaatcctcaaaaaaaaaaatataaaacggagataaaatacatttacatcGATTCAACACAAAGAGTGGATATGGTACCCGGTACACCTAACTATAAGAACCTCATCGATTCTTCTGCTGTCTTGGGCAACACGCTGAGGCCAATCTTGAAGTCAGTTAAAGACATG CCACGAAACTTTGGATTCCTCAGTTACAGCGATCAGCCTCCAGGATGTAGTGCCGACCCTAAGAAGTTTGGCCACAGTAAAG GGGTTCTGATGGTTGAACAAAACAGTTATGGGGTCTGGCTCTTACACAGCACGCCTCAATTCCCCTTCAGAAGAGACCAAAACACGTTCTGGCCTGAAAGCGGATTTCAAAATGCTCAGACATTCATCTGTGTAACTTTCCCCTACGACCAGTTCAGAAACATCG GTAAACACCTGCAGTACATCAGAGCTTTTCCTTTCGACTATGATATTCCAAATGATTTCCATCAAGAGCTCATTGAAGCAACAAAATGGGTTCAACGTGACCCACCCACAACCCCACCTTACCTTACCTTGACGTCAAAAGGACATCAGAACTTTTACAGCTTTGCTAAACAACAGTCAGAACACTTAACAG TTGGAGACCTCTACTTCACCATTGCCAAGGTAATTGACAGTGATGTTGCTGTGCAGACCTGGGGCTGCCAGCCTGGACGGGCCCCGTCCTATTGTTTAGACCCCAACCACAGAGTgtacaatattaaaaatatcCATACAAATACAGGTGTGGGTAGTTGGACTCCTTCAATTGACCATTCAAAGTGGTGTGTgaccaaaaatcaaaacaaacactggaCCTGTATTGCTGATGTAAACAGGGCTAAAACCCAGTATGAGAGGCGAGGTGGGGCGCTGTGCATTAACAATCAACGAATAAGAGACATGTTCCTGAATTTTGCTGGGCTCACTGAGGATTGTCCACCTACTATACGTCATGGATTCCACATCATGGACATCGACCCTGACTGTGGGCCAAGCCCTGATTTCAGCACTGATACTCTCATGGGCTGA